One region of Brachyhypopomus gauderio isolate BG-103 chromosome 9, BGAUD_0.2, whole genome shotgun sequence genomic DNA includes:
- the LOC143523645 gene encoding trace amine-associated receptor 13c-like yields MTGSEIASKSGRRRTNVYEGRSAIKRFRQIRDADVGRYTARTPPPPPLDIDSGLAYLVQELLDSRRRGRTLQSLVDWEGYGAEERSWVNADNILEPSLIQDFHAANPSRSAPRPRGHPRRCRSVASGAAPSVGGSVRPGVTTSVRHQRNSACTLCLWILIHSLITRHYSRKPNICIISLHAESIILMGINQTYGCLLLSCPERSISTAVYVLLYVSTAATVLLTVCGNLLIIISVCHFKQLHTPTNMLILSLAVSDFFVGGLVIPVSLIWMIESCWIFSSMYCVCFILISYFLTTSSIFNVALIAVDRYFALSKPFLYNNTVSLSTMCTVVMCNWFALLLYNIALQYFNGHFTSLAMCPGECFMVLDEVWSLVDLLLTFVFPCAVIIILYVLVFCIAKKHATAIRELNSHTRTQTSKIMSDSMKSERKAAKVLGILVSVFLVCLFPYFVYSVLGNVIEIEIDSFQNVLMLLYLNSAINPIIYALFYPWFRRCVKVILTLQIFNSDSSLINVL; encoded by the exons ATGACTGGTTCCGAAATAGCGAGCAAGTCTGGGAGGAGACGCACGAACGTATACGAAGGGCGATCCGCCATCAAAAGATTCAGGCAAATTAGAGATGCCGACGTGGGCCGGTATACCGCCAGG ACTCCGCCTCCTCCGCCTCTTGACATCGACAGTGGTCTCGCCTACCTGGTTCAAGAGCTGCTGGATTCTCGTCGGCGGGGCCGTACTCTACAGTCCTTGGTGGATTGGGAAGGGTATGGTGCGGAGGAAAGGAGTTGGGTCAATGCCGACAACATCCTGGAACCCTCCCTCATTCAGGACTTTCATGCGGCCAACCCTAGTCGTTCAGCTCCCAGACCTCGCGGTCATCCTCGCCGATGTCGATCTGTGGCGTCAGGAGCCGCCCCTTCggtggggggttctgtcagACCTGGAGTCACTACCTCCGTCCGCCACCAGAG GAACTCTGCTTGCACACTATGCTTATGGATCCTCATTCACAGCCTGATCACCAGGCATTACAGCA GAAAACCTAATATCTGCATTATTTCTTTACATGCTGAATCAATTATTCTTATGGGGATTAATCAAACTTATGGCTGTCTCTTGCTTTCTTGTCCAGAAAGATCTATATCTACTGCAGTATATGTTTTACTCTATGTGTCTACAGCAGCTACTGTTCTGCTAACAGTGTGTGGGAATCTGCTCATCATCATCTCTGTGTGTCACTTCAAGCAGCTCCACACACCAACTAACATGCTCATCCTCTCTCTTGCTGTGTCAGACTTTTTTGTTGGTGGCCTTGTGATCCCTGTATCATTAATATGGATGATTGAGTCTTGTTGGATTTTTAGTTCAATGTActgtgtatgttttatattgaTATCCTATTTTCTCACAACCTCATCAATATTTAATGTTGCACTCATTGCTGTTGATCGGTATTTTGCTCTCTCTAAGCCATTTCTGTACAATAACACAGTCTCGCTCAGCACAATGTGTACTGTAGTAATGTGTAACTGGTTTGCATTGCTTCTTTATAATATAGCACTTCAGTACTTCAATGGACACTTCACAAGTCTGGCAATGTGTCCTGGAGAATGCTTTATGGTCCTGGATGAGGTCTGGTCTCTAGTTGATCTTCTATTGACCTTTGTTTTTCCATGTGCTGTCATTATCATATTGTATGTTCTTGTTTTTTGTATTGCCAAGAAACATGCCACTGCTATTAGAGAACTTAATAGTCACACTAGGACTCAGACCTCAAAGATCATGTCAGATTCAATGAAATCAGAGAGAAAGGCAGCAAAAGTGCTTGGCATTttagtgtctgtgtttttggtCTGTTTATTTCCATACTTTGTTTACAGTGTATTAGGTAATGTCATAGAAATTGAAATAGATTCATTTCAGAATGTCTTGATGTTGCTTTACCTGAATTCAGCCATTAATCCAATTATCTATGCTTTGTTTTATCCATGGTTTAGGAGGTGTGTTAAAGTTATTTTAACTCTTCAAATATTTAATAGTGATTCTTCACTGATAAATGTTCTTTGA